A genomic region of uncultured Paludibaculum sp. contains the following coding sequences:
- a CDS encoding PIG-L family deacetylase translates to MKTRIGSSLLMLLAVGGLGVLVGTFLNDRHPGVAYASPAQAAPVADDGKLRIIIFGAHPDDAEYFGAGVAMKWAKAGHHVKLVSATNGDVGHWQIAGGPLAQRRKAEVLEVARKLGVTTEVLDIHDGEILPTLENRRTFTRLIRQWNADVVITNRPNDYHPDHRYTSILVQDSAYMVTVPFFGLDAPPLKKNPVFAYAADRFKRPYPFTPDLAVAIDDVMEPTLDALLVMESQIQEGGANGDATLFPADGPGRQQRRDTVRKNLANRYARVATNYRDALIKYYGEEQARKVHYAQAFEICEYGNQPTQEQIRKLFPF, encoded by the coding sequence ATGAAAACGCGGATCGGATCTTCGTTGCTGATGCTGCTGGCCGTTGGCGGCCTCGGTGTTCTTGTTGGAACTTTCCTGAACGACCGGCATCCCGGCGTTGCCTATGCCTCACCAGCCCAGGCGGCACCCGTGGCGGACGACGGCAAACTGCGCATCATCATCTTCGGCGCGCATCCCGACGACGCCGAGTACTTCGGCGCGGGTGTGGCGATGAAGTGGGCGAAGGCGGGCCATCACGTGAAACTGGTCTCCGCCACGAACGGCGACGTCGGCCACTGGCAGATCGCCGGCGGACCTCTCGCCCAGCGGAGGAAGGCCGAGGTGCTGGAGGTCGCACGGAAGTTGGGCGTCACCACGGAGGTGCTCGACATCCATGACGGCGAGATCCTGCCGACCCTCGAAAACCGGCGCACGTTCACGCGGCTCATCCGGCAGTGGAACGCCGACGTCGTGATCACCAACCGGCCCAACGACTATCACCCTGATCACCGGTACACGTCGATCCTGGTGCAGGATTCGGCCTATATGGTCACCGTGCCCTTCTTCGGCCTGGACGCGCCGCCACTCAAGAAGAATCCGGTCTTCGCGTATGCGGCCGACCGGTTCAAGCGCCCCTACCCGTTCACGCCCGATCTGGCCGTCGCGATCGACGACGTGATGGAGCCGACGCTCGATGCGTTGCTCGTGATGGAGTCGCAGATCCAGGAGGGCGGGGCCAACGGAGACGCCACGCTGTTCCCCGCGGACGGGCCCGGCCGGCAGCAGCGCCGGGACACGGTTCGCAAGAACCTGGCGAATCGCTATGCCCGCGTCGCAACCAACTATAGAGACGCGCTGATCAAGTACTACGGAGAAGAGCAGGCCCGCAAGGTCCATTACGCGCAGGCGTTCGAGATCTGCGAGTACGGCAACCAGCCTACGCAGGAGCAGATCCGGAAGCTCTTTCCGTTCTGA
- a CDS encoding ECF-type sigma factor encodes MTGLLRSWGAGDETALARLTDLLLPELRRIAHRYRRDEREADSLQTTALVNEVYLRLIEIRNIDWQHRSQFFGLIAQLMRRILVDAARKRAALKRGSGLSIVDLDEAQVPAPEADGLLLALDEALEEFARIAPRQAKVVELRYFGGLSEEETAEVLQSSPRTVRRDWQFAKVWLTRELSAGH; translated from the coding sequence GTGACAGGACTCTTGCGGTCGTGGGGAGCCGGTGATGAAACCGCCCTGGCCAGGCTGACTGACCTGCTGCTGCCGGAACTCCGCCGCATCGCCCACCGCTACCGCCGCGATGAACGGGAAGCCGACAGCCTCCAAACCACCGCCCTCGTCAACGAGGTCTACCTGCGTCTCATCGAGATCCGCAACATCGATTGGCAGCACCGGTCGCAGTTCTTTGGGCTGATTGCCCAGTTGATGAGACGGATCCTGGTCGACGCCGCCCGCAAGCGAGCTGCGCTCAAGCGCGGCAGCGGCCTGTCCATCGTCGATCTGGACGAGGCCCAAGTGCCGGCGCCGGAAGCGGACGGCTTGCTGCTTGCGCTCGACGAGGCGTTGGAAGAGTTTGCCCGCATCGCGCCCCGTCAGGCCAAGGTCGTCGAACTGCGCTATTTCGGAGGTCTCAGCGAAGAGGAGACCGCCGAGGTTCTACAGTCCTCCCCCAGAACCGTCCGACGGGACTGGCAGTTTGCCAAGGTCTGGCTCACTCGCGAACTCAGCGCCGGCCACTGA
- a CDS encoding S41 family peptidase translates to MVSIKLMAMLGLLAGLLDASTQPLDGVWRSQGWGYVFQIQGTSWQAFEVTSTTCVVGYTAKRQPGETAGREATFRTREGEVFFIEADADDRHKRVVRPTELTSLAMERLDKLPAVCAPPTANTPLGNFDVFARTFAEHYISFDLRKVDWERAVAAQRTRITSATTPAELFDILSGLIRPLADIHTGLEAPKLKRVFDAPLRAGTDRVVRGDLNRFEKAGRAELAAVTNRAYLSGRVRSFCRGQWQYGVTEDHIGYLRILGFGDYSRHGRFEGDLRALHRALDVILGDRALRGLVIDVRLSFGGDDRLGLAIAGRLTTHDYMAYAIQGRSDGVEPSRYSQPQRITVRPGKQPVFPGSVVELTGPITMSAAETFTQALMGRTPPVTRIGESTQGVFCDPLFRHLPNGWTFALPNAVYRGPDGQAFDVRGIPPDLVVPVFADEDVAAGRDPGMEAALRALTRK, encoded by the coding sequence ATGGTCTCCATAAAGCTGATGGCGATGTTGGGTTTGCTGGCCGGACTCCTCGATGCGTCCACGCAGCCGCTGGACGGCGTCTGGCGCAGCCAGGGATGGGGCTATGTTTTCCAGATCCAAGGCACGTCCTGGCAAGCGTTCGAGGTGACCAGCACCACGTGCGTGGTTGGCTACACGGCGAAAAGACAACCAGGTGAGACGGCGGGACGCGAGGCTACTTTCCGCACACGCGAGGGAGAGGTCTTCTTCATCGAGGCGGACGCTGACGATCGTCACAAACGCGTCGTGCGGCCTACCGAGCTGACGAGCCTCGCCATGGAACGATTGGACAAGCTGCCCGCCGTCTGCGCGCCACCTACCGCAAACACGCCGCTGGGCAATTTCGATGTCTTCGCGCGCACCTTTGCCGAGCACTACATCTCCTTCGATCTTCGAAAGGTCGATTGGGAGCGTGCGGTGGCCGCGCAGCGGACCAGGATCACCTCCGCAACGACACCGGCCGAGCTGTTCGACATCCTCAGTGGGCTGATCCGTCCCCTCGCCGACATCCACACGGGCCTCGAAGCACCGAAGCTCAAGCGCGTGTTCGACGCGCCTTTGCGGGCCGGCACCGACCGTGTGGTTCGCGGGGACCTCAACCGTTTTGAAAAGGCAGGACGCGCCGAACTTGCGGCCGTTACGAATCGTGCCTACCTCTCCGGCCGGGTTCGCTCATTCTGCCGCGGGCAGTGGCAATATGGCGTGACGGAAGACCACATCGGCTACCTGCGCATTCTAGGCTTCGGGGATTACTCCCGGCATGGCAGGTTTGAAGGAGACCTGCGGGCACTCCATCGCGCGCTGGATGTGATTCTGGGTGATCGCGCGTTGCGCGGCCTGGTGATCGACGTGCGTCTGTCGTTTGGAGGCGACGACCGGTTGGGCCTGGCGATTGCGGGCCGCCTGACGACCCACGACTACATGGCGTATGCAATTCAAGGACGGTCAGACGGTGTGGAACCGTCGCGGTATAGCCAGCCGCAGAGGATCACGGTGCGACCCGGCAAGCAGCCGGTATTTCCTGGGTCGGTCGTCGAGTTGACCGGCCCTATTACGATGAGCGCGGCCGAGACCTTCACGCAGGCCCTGATGGGGCGGACGCCGCCTGTAACGCGCATCGGCGAGAGCACGCAAGGAGTCTTCTGCGATCCACTTTTCCGGCATCTGCCGAATGGCTGGACTTTCGCATTGCCCAACGCGGTGTATCGCGGGCCGGATGGGCAGGCGTTCGACGTGCGGGGCATTCCTCCCGATCTGGTGGTCCCGGTCTTTGCGGATGAAGATGTGGCAGCCGGGCGCGATCCAGGGATGGAAGCGGCGTTACGGGCGCTGACGAGGAAATAG
- a CDS encoding protein kinase translates to MTARARKSRPDAERLRQIEAVYHDARERDRSERNLFLVQTCQDDQDLLHEVTSLLDLDESEGPLERPVLDLAAQFLDEPTERNLAPGVRVGPYEIVERIGVGGMGEVVKAHDTRLGRMVALKFVHSQFSGHSLQEARAIAALNHPNICTLHDVGPDYLVLELLEGETLADRLKRGPLPAVEAIAYGAQIADALWSAHSKGITHGDLKPRNLMLTRGGIKVLDFGLARFATTHEAGPTQLAPEVALGTPAYMSPEQLEEKPTGPRTDIFALGLVLFEMSTGRRPFTGSSPAELKEAILRNNPPLDRLLPPQFAHVIERCLAKDPDDRWQTARDVKLELDYVTRLTTKLKPLTRGRRRWLAWAAAAALTVLAISAGYYVQRARPELAITPLTSYPGSEVNPSFSPDGNQFAFSWDGDHEENRDIYVKQVGPGNPLRLTTDPAEDWMPRWSPDGKWIAFLRREPKKVLGLYVVPALGGLERRLGSAANLGELRSGVDWSPDGRWLASSTFLAGGQGVGLALFSLETGETRQLTRPVAPQYDSAVRFSPDGASLAFVRDGEGLMLLSLSPEYTPVDQGRRLAAEMPVPIRSISWTADGHDLIVAAGLGQSSRLWRVSSTGFPAAQRLPYGESAEGVDVARRNDRMVFTRLDGETNIWSLNLDKAGRATGPAVIAFDSTRSETSPDISPDGAKVAFGSGRSGNDEIWVCLSNGSNCAQLTSLDGSHAGSPVWSPNGQWIAFDVSSPNNWEVNVVPAAGGKPRRLAVGLMPHWSHDGRWIYYSSTFGGPTCRISPSGGSPTVVGDGTFPQESPDGAWLYSATKAKDGGDYRLTRRWQKDGPSKEEILPVTPGRNFAVTRSGLWFLSQVTRQESRLSFYDFSTRTTRVVYQTARRVYAGLSISPDGRRVLFTQVDRDPNVDLMLAEHFR, encoded by the coding sequence GTGACCGCCCGAGCCCGAAAGAGCAGGCCGGACGCGGAGCGCCTTCGCCAGATCGAAGCGGTGTACCACGACGCGCGGGAGCGGGACCGGTCGGAGCGCAACCTGTTCCTGGTTCAAACTTGCCAGGACGATCAGGATTTACTCCACGAGGTGACCTCGCTTCTGGACCTGGACGAATCCGAGGGGCCACTGGAAAGGCCGGTGCTCGATCTGGCCGCGCAGTTCCTGGACGAACCGACGGAGAGGAATCTGGCTCCCGGAGTCCGTGTTGGACCGTACGAAATTGTCGAGCGGATCGGCGTGGGCGGCATGGGCGAGGTGGTCAAGGCACACGACACCCGCCTGGGCCGGATGGTGGCGCTGAAGTTCGTGCATTCTCAATTCAGTGGGCATTCGCTGCAGGAGGCCCGGGCGATTGCGGCGTTGAACCATCCGAACATCTGCACGCTGCACGACGTGGGTCCCGACTATCTGGTGCTGGAGTTGCTGGAGGGCGAGACTCTGGCCGACCGCCTGAAGCGGGGTCCGCTGCCGGCCGTGGAAGCTATCGCCTACGGCGCGCAGATCGCCGACGCCCTCTGGAGTGCTCACTCCAAAGGAATCACTCACGGGGATCTGAAGCCGCGGAACCTGATGCTGACGAGAGGAGGCATCAAGGTTCTCGATTTCGGATTGGCGCGATTTGCCACCACCCATGAGGCTGGGCCGACCCAATTGGCTCCGGAGGTGGCGCTGGGCACTCCTGCGTACATGAGTCCCGAGCAACTGGAGGAAAAACCGACCGGTCCGCGCACCGATATCTTCGCGCTGGGGCTTGTGCTCTTCGAGATGTCCACCGGGAGGCGTCCCTTCACGGGCAGCAGTCCGGCGGAGCTGAAAGAGGCCATCCTGCGGAACAATCCGCCCCTGGACCGGCTGTTGCCGCCGCAGTTCGCCCACGTAATCGAACGCTGTCTGGCGAAGGATCCGGACGACCGCTGGCAAACGGCACGCGACGTCAAACTGGAACTCGACTACGTCACGCGTCTGACAACCAAGCTGAAACCGTTGACACGGGGAAGGCGCCGCTGGTTGGCGTGGGCCGCGGCGGCCGCGCTGACTGTGCTCGCGATCTCGGCAGGCTACTACGTTCAGAGAGCCCGGCCGGAGTTAGCCATCACTCCGTTGACCAGCTACCCGGGCAGTGAAGTGAACCCGTCTTTCTCCCCGGACGGAAACCAGTTTGCCTTTTCGTGGGATGGGGACCACGAAGAGAACCGCGACATTTATGTGAAGCAAGTGGGTCCCGGTAATCCGTTGCGCCTGACGACGGACCCGGCCGAGGACTGGATGCCGCGCTGGTCGCCCGACGGAAAGTGGATCGCGTTTCTGCGCCGGGAGCCCAAGAAAGTCCTGGGGCTCTACGTAGTCCCAGCGCTCGGTGGGCTGGAGAGAAGATTGGGGAGCGCGGCCAACCTGGGTGAACTCCGAAGCGGAGTGGATTGGTCCCCGGATGGACGATGGCTAGCCAGCTCCACCTTCCTGGCTGGCGGACAAGGGGTCGGGCTGGCGCTGTTCTCCCTCGAAACGGGCGAGACCCGGCAACTGACGCGGCCAGTCGCCCCCCAATACGACTCCGCTGTGCGCTTCTCCCCCGATGGCGCCTCCCTGGCGTTCGTGCGGGACGGCGAAGGGCTTATGCTTCTATCCCTGTCGCCGGAGTACACACCCGTCGATCAAGGAAGAAGACTAGCCGCGGAGATGCCCGTCCCCATTCGAAGTATTTCCTGGACGGCGGATGGGCACGACCTGATCGTTGCGGCCGGCCTGGGACAGAGTTCGCGGCTGTGGCGGGTCTCGTCCACTGGGTTCCCCGCGGCCCAGCGCCTGCCCTACGGAGAGTCGGCGGAGGGTGTCGACGTGGCGCGGCGCAATGACCGGATGGTATTCACCCGCCTGGACGGCGAGACGAACATCTGGTCGCTCAATCTGGACAAGGCGGGCCGCGCAACGGGCCCGGCAGTGATCGCATTCGATTCCACCAGAAGCGAAACGTCGCCCGACATATCGCCGGATGGAGCCAAGGTCGCATTCGGATCGGGCCGATCGGGCAATGACGAGATCTGGGTTTGTTTGAGCAATGGTTCCAACTGCGCGCAACTGACATCGCTGGACGGGTCGCACGCGGGCAGCCCCGTCTGGTCGCCCAACGGACAATGGATCGCCTTCGATGTTAGCTCACCCAACAATTGGGAGGTCAACGTCGTTCCGGCAGCGGGCGGAAAGCCAAGACGGCTGGCCGTCGGGCTAATGCCGCACTGGTCGCACGATGGCCGGTGGATCTACTATTCCTCCACGTTCGGCGGACCCACATGCCGCATTTCACCCTCCGGCGGCAGCCCGACCGTCGTGGGCGACGGCACCTTCCCGCAGGAATCGCCGGATGGGGCGTGGCTCTATTCTGCCACCAAGGCAAAGGATGGCGGGGACTACCGACTGACGCGGCGATGGCAGAAGGACGGCCCATCGAAGGAAGAGATCCTGCCCGTCACGCCAGGACGCAACTTCGCCGTGACGCGTAGCGGCCTCTGGTTCCTATCCCAGGTGACCCGTCAGGAAAGCCGGCTGTCGTTCTATGACTTCTCCACACGAACCACCAGGGTCGTCTACCAGACGGCGCGTCGTGTCTACGCGGGCCTGAGCATCTCTCCGGACGGGCGCCGCGTGCTTTTCACGCAGGTGGATCGCGACCCAAACGTCGACCTGATGCTGGCGGAGCACTTCCGATGA
- a CDS encoding pyrroloquinoline quinone-dependent dehydrogenase, which produces MTRTSRIRAALAGPWPDGLFVIGLTTVLWFTAGFGHAAVLPDGPGKAETTRLCGKCHSLDQAISLRQGQAGWSETISKMVNLGAQGSDEDFTTVLRYLVKFYGPAKGAVAEIAAATSGGVPSSVESASRPPSTESTTEARLPVGGTAVDPAKEWPTYGHDPGGMRFSPLKQITPENVNRLKVAWVYHMKPAGFTGGNQNPPATARRNPAAPAGDEPEAVPGGGRTRLQFGSGFRPSEVTPLVIRGIMYVTTPYGRIAAIDPVNGKELWSHQLPSGNPSTRGLEYWAGDGKTPAQVVFGSSDGKLHSLDARTGKPNAAFGDNGVVHLNTEAIMHGLPGRNALTSPPIVYRNLVITGGTTQENPPHGPAGDVRAWDLRTGKLVWTFHSIPQAGEKYNDTWAGDSWKNRSGVNVWGFLTVDARRGIVYMPFGAPSVDQYGGDRAGDNLFGTSLVAADANTGQYLWHFQVVHHDIWDADMTGAPALIDVRQGGKTIPAVVAMNKSGMVFLLNRVTGKPIYGVEERAVPASEVPLERVSKTQPFPVKPPPLSRMTFRREEVATVTPELEAACRQLLEGVAVGGPYLPSTYNRLRVQFPGNHGGVNWGGTSFNPQLGYLFANVNELGQMTGLRDHDPKTGAAMANGQGNRVDPDGPYEGYPGGGRFSVKGPGTQQLLCQQPPWGELAAVDVNTGQIAWKVPLGTTDSLPEGKRDTGRPGNGGTIATAAGLVFVGATDDARFRAFDARNGKELWTVKLTGAAEATPITYEGRDGRQYVVIASTGGGFFNNPVTDDSIVAFALDDAK; this is translated from the coding sequence ATGACGAGAACTTCAAGAATCCGGGCGGCCTTGGCCGGTCCCTGGCCAGATGGCCTTTTCGTGATTGGGCTGACGACGGTCCTCTGGTTCACTGCAGGCTTCGGCCACGCTGCGGTTCTGCCGGACGGGCCAGGAAAGGCGGAAACCACCCGGCTCTGCGGCAAATGCCATTCGCTCGACCAGGCGATCTCGCTGCGGCAGGGACAGGCGGGCTGGTCGGAGACCATATCGAAGATGGTGAACCTCGGCGCACAGGGCAGCGACGAAGACTTCACGACAGTGTTGCGGTATCTGGTGAAGTTTTATGGTCCGGCCAAAGGGGCGGTGGCGGAGATTGCCGCGGCTACATCCGGCGGCGTCCCGTCGAGTGTCGAGAGCGCCTCTCGCCCGCCCAGCACGGAGAGCACGACGGAAGCGCGTCTGCCCGTCGGCGGCACCGCTGTCGACCCCGCCAAGGAGTGGCCCACCTACGGTCACGACCCCGGCGGAATGCGGTTCTCCCCGCTGAAGCAGATCACCCCCGAAAACGTGAACAGACTCAAGGTCGCCTGGGTCTATCACATGAAGCCGGCGGGCTTCACCGGCGGCAACCAGAACCCGCCCGCGACAGCGCGCCGCAATCCGGCCGCGCCGGCCGGCGATGAACCGGAAGCAGTGCCTGGCGGCGGACGAACCCGCCTCCAGTTCGGCTCGGGCTTTCGCCCCAGCGAGGTCACGCCGCTGGTGATTCGCGGAATCATGTACGTCACCACCCCATATGGCCGCATCGCGGCGATCGACCCCGTGAATGGAAAAGAGCTCTGGTCCCACCAACTGCCGTCCGGCAACCCATCTACCCGTGGCCTGGAATACTGGGCCGGTGACGGCAAGACGCCCGCGCAGGTGGTCTTCGGATCGAGCGACGGAAAACTCCACTCGCTGGACGCGAGAACTGGGAAACCGAACGCGGCTTTTGGCGACAACGGCGTTGTGCATCTGAATACCGAGGCCATTATGCACGGCCTGCCTGGCCGCAACGCGCTGACGTCGCCGCCCATTGTCTACAGGAACCTGGTGATTACGGGCGGCACAACCCAGGAGAACCCGCCGCATGGTCCGGCCGGAGACGTGCGGGCCTGGGACCTGCGAACGGGGAAGCTGGTGTGGACGTTCCACTCGATTCCGCAGGCGGGCGAAAAGTACAACGACACATGGGCCGGCGACAGCTGGAAGAATCGCTCCGGCGTCAATGTCTGGGGCTTCCTGACAGTCGACGCCAGGCGCGGCATCGTGTACATGCCGTTTGGCGCGCCGTCAGTAGATCAATACGGCGGCGACCGCGCCGGAGACAATCTCTTCGGGACGAGCCTGGTGGCGGCCGATGCCAACACGGGGCAGTATCTCTGGCACTTCCAGGTAGTCCATCACGACATTTGGGACGCCGACATGACGGGCGCTCCGGCGTTGATCGATGTCAGGCAAGGGGGCAAGACGATTCCGGCCGTAGTGGCGATGAACAAGAGCGGCATGGTCTTCCTGCTGAATCGCGTCACCGGCAAGCCAATTTACGGGGTGGAGGAGCGGGCCGTCCCCGCGAGCGAAGTCCCTCTGGAGCGTGTCTCGAAGACGCAGCCCTTTCCGGTCAAGCCGCCGCCTTTGTCACGGATGACCTTCCGCAGGGAAGAGGTCGCCACCGTTACGCCCGAACTGGAGGCCGCCTGTAGACAACTGCTGGAGGGCGTCGCCGTGGGCGGGCCTTACCTGCCATCCACCTACAATCGCCTGCGCGTCCAGTTTCCCGGCAACCACGGCGGCGTGAACTGGGGCGGCACCTCCTTCAACCCGCAGCTTGGATATCTGTTTGCCAACGTCAATGAACTGGGCCAGATGACCGGTCTGCGGGACCACGACCCGAAGACCGGTGCGGCCATGGCGAACGGCCAGGGCAACCGTGTGGATCCCGATGGCCCCTATGAGGGCTACCCGGGCGGCGGAAGATTTAGCGTGAAAGGACCGGGCACGCAGCAGTTACTTTGCCAGCAGCCTCCCTGGGGCGAACTGGCGGCCGTCGATGTGAACACCGGGCAGATCGCCTGGAAGGTGCCGCTGGGAACAACGGACAGTCTGCCCGAAGGCAAGCGCGACACCGGCCGCCCCGGTAACGGGGGCACCATCGCGACGGCCGCGGGGCTCGTCTTCGTAGGCGCCACCGACGATGCCCGCTTCCGCGCCTTCGATGCCCGGAATGGCAAGGAACTGTGGACTGTCAAACTCACTGGCGCAGCCGAGGCGACACCAATAACCTACGAGGGCCGGGACGGGCGGCAGTATGTCGTCATCGCCTCCACCGGAGGCGGGTTCTTCAACAACCCCGTGACCGACGACAGCATTGTGGCGTTCGCGCTCGACGACGCAAAGTAG
- a CDS encoding DUF5916 domain-containing protein: MALWAGLLACAMNAAAQKQNESYQMHIHRAPSAVVIDGSAHEPAWQSAEVINNFWMVLPMDTGKANVRTDVRMMYDDHNIYLSAICYFGNVPGPYMVESLRRDWSFGNNDNFIFFLDTFDDQTNGFTFGVNAAGAQWDGLLYEGGKANLSWDNKWTSAVRTYKDRYELEISIPFKSIRYKKGITRWGVNFSRLDLKTTEKSSWTPIPRHFPTAALALTGVLLWDEAPPSPGPNISLIPYALGGISSDHEANTSTQTRHDVGLDAKVAIGSALNLDLTVNPDFSQVDVDQQVTNLDRYELFFPEKRQFFLENGDQFANFGYATIRPFFSRRIGLGGVPIRFGTRLSGKLNKDWRLGVMDMQTGETSDQGLPAQNFSVFALQRRVFSRSNIGILLVDKESASYRPAGRPPTESSYNRNLGLEYNLASADNLWTGKLLYLKSFQSAGQKSGAVYAGHLQYNSRRWLLLGQSENVDPHYSAEVGYVPRNGYHRGLGTVGYTFLPEGGRILSHGPTLNSSNFYDWQGKLSDYESTLGYTVTWRNLNVFTATAGTDYVRLLQPFDPTNSGREKLETGTVHRWNFWTTKFDSKPQSVLRYGFSTLYGGYYAGGTRLNLTSTLGYRIQPYVSLTGSVSYNDIRLKEPWGHNTFWLIGPRFDVTLTNTLYFTTFVQYNEQQQNMNVNTRVQWRYKPASDVFLVWTDNYMPEYLQPGQNTPGLFSVKNRALVLKWTYWWNL, translated from the coding sequence ATGGCCCTGTGGGCGGGCCTGCTGGCCTGCGCAATGAACGCGGCGGCGCAGAAACAGAATGAGTCCTACCAGATGCATATCCACCGCGCGCCCTCGGCGGTGGTGATCGACGGCAGCGCCCACGAACCGGCCTGGCAATCGGCCGAAGTCATCAATAATTTTTGGATGGTGTTGCCGATGGACACCGGCAAGGCGAACGTCCGCACCGATGTCCGCATGATGTACGACGATCACAACATCTACCTGAGCGCCATCTGCTATTTCGGCAACGTACCCGGTCCCTATATGGTGGAGTCGCTCCGCCGCGACTGGTCGTTCGGCAACAACGATAACTTCATCTTCTTCCTCGATACCTTCGACGATCAGACGAACGGCTTCACCTTCGGTGTCAATGCCGCCGGTGCCCAATGGGACGGCCTGCTCTATGAAGGGGGCAAGGCGAACCTCAGTTGGGACAACAAGTGGACCTCGGCTGTCAGGACTTACAAGGACCGCTACGAACTGGAAATTTCCATCCCGTTCAAAAGCATTCGCTACAAGAAGGGCATCACGCGCTGGGGCGTCAACTTCAGCCGTCTCGATCTGAAGACCACTGAAAAGTCGTCTTGGACGCCCATTCCCCGTCACTTCCCCACCGCCGCGCTCGCCCTCACTGGCGTCCTGTTGTGGGACGAGGCGCCACCTTCGCCGGGCCCCAACATCTCGCTGATTCCCTACGCGCTCGGCGGTATCAGCAGCGACCACGAAGCGAACACATCGACTCAAACCCGCCACGACGTCGGCCTCGACGCCAAGGTGGCCATCGGTTCGGCTCTCAACCTGGATCTGACCGTGAATCCTGACTTCTCGCAGGTCGATGTCGACCAGCAGGTGACTAATCTCGATCGCTACGAGCTGTTCTTCCCGGAAAAGCGACAGTTCTTCCTCGAGAACGGCGATCAGTTCGCGAACTTCGGCTACGCCACCATCCGGCCCTTCTTCAGCCGGCGCATCGGGCTCGGCGGCGTACCCATCCGCTTCGGCACCCGTCTCAGTGGGAAGTTGAACAAGGACTGGCGGCTCGGCGTCATGGACATGCAGACCGGCGAGACCAGCGACCAGGGCCTGCCCGCGCAGAACTTCTCCGTCTTCGCGCTGCAGCGTCGCGTCTTCTCCCGTTCCAACATCGGCATCCTGCTGGTCGACAAGGAGTCGGCCAGCTACCGCCCCGCCGGGCGCCCACCGACCGAGTCCAGCTACAACCGGAATCTGGGCCTCGAATACAATCTGGCCTCGGCCGACAATCTATGGACCGGCAAGCTGCTTTATCTGAAGTCATTCCAGTCCGCGGGTCAGAAGAGCGGAGCCGTGTACGCTGGCCACTTGCAGTACAACAGCCGCCGTTGGCTCCTTCTTGGGCAGTCGGAAAATGTCGACCCTCACTACAGCGCTGAAGTCGGCTACGTCCCGCGCAATGGCTATCATCGTGGCCTGGGCACCGTCGGATACACCTTCCTGCCCGAAGGCGGGCGGATCCTCAGCCACGGGCCTACGTTGAACAGCAGCAACTTCTACGACTGGCAGGGCAAGCTCAGTGACTATGAGTCCACACTGGGGTACACGGTCACCTGGCGGAACCTCAATGTGTTTACCGCTACCGCGGGTACCGATTACGTTCGTCTCCTGCAACCCTTCGACCCCACGAACTCGGGCCGCGAGAAGCTGGAGACCGGCACGGTCCATCGCTGGAACTTCTGGACCACCAAGTTCGACTCCAAGCCGCAGAGCGTCCTCCGCTACGGCTTCTCGACTCTCTATGGCGGCTACTACGCCGGGGGCACTCGTCTGAACCTGACCAGCACGTTAGGCTACCGCATCCAGCCCTACGTGAGTCTGACCGGCTCCGTGAGCTACAACGACATCCGCCTGAAGGAGCCCTGGGGCCACAACACCTTCTGGCTGATCGGCCCGCGCTTCGATGTCACACTGACTAACACGCTCTACTTCACGACCTTCGTTCAATACAACGAGCAGCAGCAGAACATGAACGTGAACACCCGAGTGCAATGGCGCTACAAGCCGGCCTCCGACGTGTTTCTCGTCTGGACCGACAACTACATGCCCGAGTATCTGCAGCCCGGTCAGAACACGCCCGGCCTGTTCTCAGTCAAAAACCGCGCGCTGGTATTGAAGTGGACTTACTGGTGGAACCTGTAG